One genomic region from Vitis riparia cultivar Riparia Gloire de Montpellier isolate 1030 chromosome 17, EGFV_Vit.rip_1.0, whole genome shotgun sequence encodes:
- the LOC117904866 gene encoding pectate lyase-like: MEAVNMRLVILITFLVIVPAVTANIGDFDEVWQTRAEEARKAALQAYNPHPEKVTDNFNKKVHKSFDSTNHTRRNLSKFSGPCMATNPIDRCWRCRSDWASNRMKLADCVLGFGQQTTGGKGGKIYVVTDPSDNDMVNPKPGTLRHAVIQEEPLWIIFAHSMAIRLNEELIMTSNKTIDARGANVHIANGAGLTLQFVHNIIIHGLHIHDIKVGNGGLIRDSASHYGFRTRSDGDGISIFGATNIWIDHISMSNCADGLIDAIMASTAITISNCHFTHHNEVMLFGASDGYSGDAIMQITITFNHFGQGLTQRMPRCRWGFFHVVNNDYTHWLMYAIGGSQHPTILSQGNRFIAPPDINSKEVTKRDYSPESVWKSWTWRSQGDLMMNGAFFVESGDPNFDFSNKYVIRAKPGEFVTRLTRFSGALSCSEGMPC, from the exons ATGGAAGCAGTTAACATGAGATTagtaattttaataacatttttggTTATAGTTCCAGCCGTGACTGCCAACATAGGCGACTTCGATGAGGTGTGGCAAACTCGAGCGGAGGAAGCCAGAAAGGCCGCCCTCCAGGCCTATAACCCCCATCCAGAGAAAGTGACAGATAATTTCAACAAGAAGGTCCACAA GAGCTTTGATAGCACAAACCACACAAGGAGGAATTTGAGTAAATTTTCAGGACCATGCATGGCTACAAACCCAATCGACAGGTGCTGGAGATGCCGAAGTGACTGGGCTAGCAACCGCATGAAACTAGCTGATTGTGTGCTTGGGTTTGGGCAGCAGACAACTGGAGGCAAAGGTGGCAAAATTTATGTGGTGACGGATCCGTCTGACAATGACATGGTGAACCCCAAGCCCGGGACTTTACGTCATGCCGTGATCCAGGAGGAGCCACTTTGGATCATATTTGCCCATAGCATGGCAATCAGGCTAAATGAGGAGCTGATCATGACCAGTAATAAAACCATTGATGCCCGTGGAGCCAATGTGCACATTGCCAATGGTGCTGGCTTGACTCTGCAGTTTGTGCATAATATCATCATCCATGGCCTCCACATTCATGATATTAAGGTCGGCAATGGTGGCCTGATCCGGGACTCGGCCAGCCACTATGGCTTCCGCACAAGAAGCGATGGGGATGGTATATCGATTTTCGGGGCCACAAATATTTGGATTGATCATATTTCCATGTCGAATTGTGCTGATGGACTAATAGATGCCATCATGGCATCAACTGCTATTACCATCTCCAACTGCCATTTCACTCACCATAATGAG GTCATGTTGTTTGGTGCAAGCGACGGTTACTCCGGTGATGCAATCATGCAAATAACAATTACTTTCAACCACTTCGGCCAGGGGTTGACACAAAGGATGCCAAGATGCCGGTGGGGATTCTTCCATGTTGTCAACAATGACTACACACATTGGCTGATGTACGCCATAGGGGGTAGCCAACATCCTACCATACTCAGCCAGGGTAACCGATTCATCGCTCCTCCTGACATTAACTCTAAAGAG GTGACAAAGAGGGATTACTCACCTGAGAGTGTGTGGAAGAGTTGGACGTGGAGATCACAGGGGGATCTGATGATGAATGGGGCCTTCTTCGTTGAATCTGGAGACCCTAATTTTGATTTCTCAAACAAATATGTGATCAGGGCAAAACCTGGGGAATTTGTCACCAGGCTAACACGCTTTTCGGGTGCTCTTAGCTGCAGCGAAGGGATGCCATGTTAG
- the LOC117904909 gene encoding uncharacterized protein LOC117904909, translated as MTDNTAEKGISETPISDVGNWTEDGDRVQINITAAGREVKLCMPSPTKPLEITIPKKQADVKGTVEKPTPISNVGEWTEYQDHVQINITAAGKDVKLCIDQQTSPTKPLEITIPKKQADVKVKGETPNDGSDKRTGKVGSDQQQKGSKRDETMLENVMIKLKAYKGIVITAFIAISLGYLLRRKFKVA; from the exons ATGACAGACAACACAGCAGAAAAAGGTATTTCAGAAACACCAATTTCAGATGTTGGTAATTGGACGGAGGATGGAGATCGTGTCCAAATCAATATTACCG CTGCTGGGAGAGAGGTAAAGCTGTGCATGCCATCCCCTACGAAACCTCTCGAGATAACCATCCCAAAGAAGCAGGCTGATGTAAAAGGGACTGTCGAAAAGCCAACGCCTATTTCAAATGTTGGTGAATGGACGGAGTATCAAGATCATGTCCAAATCAATATTACCG CTGCTGGGAAAGACGTGAAGCTGTGCATAGACCAACAAACATCCCCTACGAAACCTCTCGAGATAACCATCCCAAAGAAGCAGGCTGATGTAAAAGTGAAAGGCGAAACCCCAAACGACGGAAGTGACAAACGGACGGGGAAAGTCGGAAGTGACCAACAACAGAAGGGATCAAAAAGAGATGAAACTATGTTAGAAAATGTAATGATCAAGTTGAAGGCGTACAAGGGGATCGTTATAACGGCTTTTATAGCCATTTCATTAGGGTATTTGCTGCGTCGAAAATTCAAAGTAGCTTGA
- the LOC117905193 gene encoding dentin sialophosphoprotein-like, whose protein sequence is MPSTKEGNIADVSKWEEKDHVKINIAADRKDIELSIEDASKLKIKYKKRLQMIIPKQQESNSSDTNETQPVNTTSIPKEQEFNRTDIDKTQPMNTTSIPKQEEDSSDTNKTQPMNTTSIPKQQESNSSDTNKTQPVYTTSIPKQQKSNRSDTNKTQPVNTTSIPKQQECNSIDTNKTQPMNTTSIPKQEESNSSDANKTQPVNITSIPKQQEYNSSDTRKTQPVNTISIPKQQEFNNSDTNKTDQFVNTTSIPMQ, encoded by the exons ATGCCAAGCACAAAAGAAGGGAATATTGCAGATGTTAGTAAATGGGAGGAAAAAGatcatgtcaaaatcaacaTTGCAG CCGATCGGAAAGACATAGAGCTGAGCATTGAGGACGCAAGCAagctaaaaatcaaatataagaagcGTCTCCAAATGATCATCCCAAAGCAGCAAGAATCTAACAGCTCTGACACCAATGAAACTCAGCCAGTGAATACTACTAGCATCCCAAAGGAGCAAGAATTTAACAGGACTGACATCGACAAAACTCAACCAATGAATACTACTAGCATCCCAAAACAAGAAGAAGATAGCTCTGACACCAACAAAACTCAGCCTATGAATACTACTAGCATCCCAAAGCAGCAAGAATCTAACAGCTCTGACACCAACAAAACTCAGCCAGTTTATACTACCAGCATCCCAAAGCAGCAAAAATCTAACCGCTCTGACACCAACAAAACTCAGCCTGTGAATACTACTAGCATCCCAAAGCAGCAGGAATGTAACAGTATTGACACCAACAAAACTCAGCCTATGAATACTACTAGCATCCCAAAACAAGAAGAATCTAACAGTTCTGACGCCAACAAAACTCAGCCTGTCAATATTACTAGCATCCCAAAGCAGCAAGAATATAACAGTTCTGACACCAGAAAAACTCAGCCAGTGAATACCATCAGCATCCCAAAGCAGCAAGAATTTAACAATTCTGACACCAACAAAACTGACCAGTTTGTGAATACTACTAGCATCCCAATGCAGTAA